The proteins below are encoded in one region of Campylobacter rectus:
- the carA gene encoding glutamine-hydrolyzing carbamoyl-phosphate synthase small subunit, with protein MRAYIYLENGVFLQAKAFGASGTASGEMVFNTSLTGYQEIISDPSYAGQFIVFTMPEIGIVGANEDDMESAKIHASGVLMRDFNAAPSNFRSQKNLEEFFKEQGKFGVYDIDTRFLTKMLRDNGALHAVISTEISDEKELKKLLESSPRISEINYVAKVSTEKIYAHERGAWDHTSKSYAQLKPNGKKIAVIDYGVKRNILNELCEMGLQTQIYPHDIEAEELIAKFNKGEINGVFLSNGPGEPKALKNEIAQIKKLIKARVPIFGICLGHQLLSNAFGFETYKLKFGQHGANHPVLNLHTKAVEITAQNHNYNIPEAIAQVADITHRNLFDGTIEGVRYKDYPVFSVQHHPEASGGPSESKYIFKQFLEIL; from the coding sequence GTGAGAGCTTATATTTACCTTGAAAACGGCGTTTTTTTGCAGGCAAAGGCCTTTGGCGCAAGCGGTACGGCTAGCGGCGAAATGGTATTTAACACGAGTCTAACGGGCTACCAGGAGATCATAAGCGATCCTAGTTATGCGGGGCAGTTTATCGTTTTTACCATGCCTGAGATCGGCATAGTGGGCGCAAACGAAGACGATATGGAGAGCGCGAAAATCCACGCTAGCGGCGTTTTGATGAGGGATTTTAACGCCGCTCCTTCAAATTTCCGCTCGCAAAAAAACCTGGAGGAGTTTTTTAAAGAGCAAGGCAAATTCGGCGTTTACGATATCGATACTAGATTTTTAACCAAGATGTTGCGCGATAACGGCGCGCTACACGCGGTGATCTCGACTGAAATTTCAGACGAAAAGGAGCTAAAAAAGCTGCTTGAAAGCTCGCCTAGAATCTCAGAGATAAACTACGTCGCAAAGGTGAGCACGGAGAAAATTTACGCTCACGAAAGAGGCGCCTGGGATCATACGAGCAAATCCTACGCCCAGCTAAAACCAAACGGCAAAAAGATCGCTGTCATCGACTACGGCGTAAAGCGAAACATCCTAAACGAGCTTTGCGAGATGGGGCTGCAGACGCAAATTTACCCGCACGACATCGAGGCGGAGGAGCTTATCGCTAAATTTAACAAAGGCGAGATAAACGGTGTGTTTCTCTCAAACGGCCCCGGCGAGCCAAAAGCCCTAAAAAACGAGATCGCTCAGATAAAAAAGCTGATTAAGGCGCGAGTACCGATTTTTGGCATCTGCCTCGGGCATCAGCTGCTTAGCAACGCGTTCGGCTTTGAGACTTACAAGCTAAAATTCGGTCAGCACGGCGCGAATCATCCCGTTTTAAATTTGCATACCAAGGCAGTCGAGATAACGGCGCAAAATCACAACTATAATATCCCCGAGGCTATCGCGCAGGTCGCAGATATCACGCATAGAAATCTTTTCGACGGCACGATCGAGGGCGTGAGATACAAAGACTATCCCGTATTTTCGGTACAGCATCACCCCGAGGCTAGCGGCGGGCCGAGCGAGAGCAAGTATATCTTTAAACAATTTTTAGAAATTTTATAG